Proteins encoded in a region of the Dehalococcoidia bacterium genome:
- a CDS encoding PAS domain S-box protein, whose amino-acid sequence MSIRTKILLLILIVVFLTGCVGTLIGRTMARDSLKNQINAQLVATAQAKSHNIQNMLDRQKEILRLLDIQAVADVALSQAGGFTQKTGMPDYTTIIGSLMSNFAMSSQQIREAIYLDSSGRVVTTSYTGLQDSFRGLDLSKIDFGNINFSVVDWSKIDLSEMDFSQIDLSKAIDSGLDLSLLDPRKAPTQDPRMRDQSQTDFSQSPIYLNGKEGIFIGDIKLQDDSPSFVLAVAQPFFVSGQLAGVMAFLGGEDLLSEIAADREGLGDTGEVYILNQDGFMLTPSRFIGGAVLTQQVNPPQIRDENGHVVTGNPALTPEPVVTKNYMGAKVISTYQQLPDTGWTVVVEKGYGEAFDPVSDLTRNMFWVLLGSLALGAFAALFFSRMLSGPIIKLRHSAEQIMQGNWNYSITTSRDEVGDLSKAFGNMASTLQKTQEELQDYTASLESKVEQRTQELSTANTQLQQASDKLEDRVEERTWELLEANNDLLTEIEERKQIEEKLRESETKYRAIVENSLIGIGINNENKIVYANQALLKIYGYADFEEFASKPLSVHLTPESREYYLQRRQKKAAGEAVPTEFEISAIRKDGEIRILRLSSTYVTIDDQIYAYNTFIDVTESKRMEEALQESEKRYRRLADNATDMIWTLDMNLRWTHISPSVTKSRGYTVEEAMAQSLEEAVTPQSLQMLMEIYQEELQLELSSQEPEPRGRVFELEQYCKDGSTIWTQSHTTFLRGPEGHPVGVIGVTRDITERKKAEEKLRESEEKLRRIFDSMTDGIMVSGMDSTILDVNDQWLEMHGVSSRDRILGRNARQFIVSPGPEALERMIAELDTTETLGNSEFTILKADGTSFPAEVSMAVLRDVSGNPVGRIGIIRDITERKRAQQELQRSEERYRELIDSSIDAVICIDDQMKILVWNQSATRIFGYTREEILGQSLLQIVPQRYQQAKMSGISQFMRTGVGPVIGRVTEIEGQHKDGSLIPVELSVTSGTTDHSYFATAIIRDITERKRTEQKLKLTQFAIDRASIGCWWIDSEGRVFYVNDQALSQ is encoded by the coding sequence ATGAGCATTAGAACCAAAATCCTTTTGCTGATCCTTATCGTCGTGTTTTTGACCGGATGTGTCGGAACCCTGATCGGCAGAACCATGGCCAGAGATTCCCTCAAAAACCAGATCAATGCGCAACTGGTAGCCACAGCGCAGGCCAAATCCCACAACATCCAGAATATGCTGGACAGACAGAAGGAAATACTTCGCCTGCTCGATATTCAGGCTGTCGCTGACGTTGCCCTGAGCCAGGCCGGCGGTTTCACCCAGAAGACAGGGATGCCCGACTACACCACCATCATCGGATCGCTGATGTCCAATTTCGCCATGTCCAGCCAACAAATCCGAGAGGCCATCTATCTGGATTCCAGTGGGAGGGTGGTAACAACCTCATATACCGGACTTCAAGACAGTTTCCGCGGTCTGGATTTGAGTAAAATCGACTTCGGCAATATCAATTTCAGTGTGGTCGATTGGAGCAAGATCGACTTGAGCGAGATGGACTTCAGCCAAATCGACCTGTCAAAAGCCATTGACAGCGGTTTGGACCTGAGCCTGCTCGATCCCCGTAAAGCCCCGACGCAAGACCCGAGAATGCGCGATCAGTCACAAACGGATTTCAGCCAGAGCCCGATCTATCTGAACGGCAAAGAGGGGATATTCATCGGCGATATCAAGCTCCAGGATGACAGCCCCTCTTTTGTTCTCGCGGTGGCACAACCATTCTTTGTGTCTGGGCAACTTGCAGGGGTCATGGCCTTTCTGGGAGGAGAGGATTTGCTATCGGAAATAGCCGCCGATAGAGAAGGCCTGGGAGACACGGGTGAAGTGTACATTTTGAACCAGGACGGTTTCATGCTGACCCCCTCGCGATTTATCGGCGGCGCAGTGCTGACGCAACAAGTCAACCCGCCTCAGATTCGGGATGAAAACGGCCATGTTGTAACTGGCAATCCCGCTCTGACACCGGAACCCGTCGTCACGAAGAACTACATGGGGGCCAAAGTCATCAGCACCTACCAGCAATTACCGGATACCGGATGGACAGTAGTTGTGGAGAAGGGATATGGAGAAGCGTTTGATCCGGTATCGGATTTGACTCGAAACATGTTCTGGGTGCTGCTTGGATCTCTGGCCCTTGGAGCCTTTGCGGCCCTGTTTTTCTCCAGAATGCTTTCCGGGCCGATCATCAAACTGCGGCACAGTGCCGAACAGATCATGCAGGGAAACTGGAATTACAGCATCACCACCTCCAGAGATGAAGTCGGAGATCTATCCAAAGCATTCGGCAACATGGCATCGACTTTACAGAAAACACAGGAAGAACTTCAAGACTACACCGCCAGCCTGGAGAGCAAAGTCGAGCAGAGAACCCAGGAGCTTTCCACAGCCAACACTCAATTGCAGCAGGCCAGCGATAAACTGGAGGACCGCGTGGAAGAACGCACCTGGGAACTGCTGGAGGCCAACAATGATTTGCTCACGGAAATAGAGGAGCGCAAGCAGATCGAGGAGAAACTGCGGGAGAGCGAAACCAAATATCGCGCCATCGTCGAAAACTCGCTGATCGGGATCGGCATAAACAATGAAAACAAGATCGTTTATGCCAACCAGGCGCTTTTGAAGATATATGGTTATGCCGACTTCGAGGAGTTTGCCTCAAAACCACTGTCGGTCCATCTGACGCCTGAATCCAGGGAGTACTACCTCCAACGCAGACAGAAGAAGGCAGCAGGAGAGGCTGTGCCTACGGAATTCGAGATATCCGCCATCCGCAAAGATGGAGAGATCAGGATATTGCGCCTCAGCAGCACCTATGTTACGATTGACGATCAAATTTACGCTTACAACACCTTCATCGACGTCACCGAGAGCAAACGGATGGAGGAAGCCCTTCAGGAGAGCGAAAAGCGCTACCGCCGTCTGGCTGACAACGCCACCGACATGATCTGGACGCTGGACATGAACCTGCGATGGACCCATATCAGTCCTTCCGTGACCAAGAGCAGGGGATATACGGTTGAAGAGGCAATGGCGCAATCGTTGGAAGAAGCAGTTACGCCCCAATCCCTCCAAATGCTCATGGAAATCTATCAAGAGGAGTTGCAGCTCGAACTATCGAGCCAGGAGCCAGAACCTCGTGGGCGAGTCTTTGAACTGGAACAGTATTGCAAAGACGGTTCCACCATCTGGACACAATCCCATACCACATTCCTGCGCGGGCCTGAAGGGCATCCCGTGGGAGTCATCGGCGTAACCCGCGATATAACCGAGCGCAAAAAGGCGGAGGAAAAGCTGCGGGAAAGCGAGGAAAAGCTGCGGCGGATATTCGACTCTATGACCGATGGAATAATGGTCTCGGGCATGGACAGCACAATTCTGGACGTCAACGACCAGTGGCTTGAGATGCATGGCGTAAGTTCCAGGGATAGAATACTGGGCAGAAACGCACGTCAGTTCATCGTATCACCAGGGCCCGAAGCATTGGAGCGGATGATAGCAGAACTCGATACCACAGAAACGCTCGGAAATTCGGAATTCACCATCCTCAAGGCAGACGGCACCTCTTTCCCCGCAGAAGTAAGCATGGCAGTGCTCAGGGATGTCTCGGGTAATCCGGTCGGACGGATCGGTATCATCAGGGACATCACTGAACGAAAGAGGGCTCAGCAGGAGCTTCAACGAAGCGAAGAAAGATATCGAGAACTGATCGATTCCTCCATCGACGCAGTGATATGCATCGATGATCAGATGAAAATATTGGTCTGGAACCAGAGCGCCACAAGGATATTTGGTTACACCCGGGAGGAAATACTCGGGCAATCGCTGCTCCAGATCGTCCCTCAGCGGTATCAACAGGCCAAGATGAGCGGAATAAGTCAGTTCATGCGCACCGGCGTTGGCCCGGTCATCGGTCGGGTAACGGAAATCGAAGGTCAGCACAAAGATGGCAGCCTGATCCCTGTTGAACTCTCTGTGACCTCCGGCACAACGGACCATTCTTACTTCGCCACGGCGATCATCCGCGATATCACCGAGCGCAAGCGAACAGAACAGAAGCTAAAGCTCACCCAGTTTGCCATCGATCGGGCTTCGATCGGTTGCTGGTGGATAGACAGTGAAGGTCGGGTTTTCTACGTCAATGATCAGGCCTTAAGCCAATAA
- the mutM gene encoding bifunctional DNA-formamidopyrimidine glycosylase/DNA-(apurinic or apyrimidinic site) lyase, which produces MPELPEVETIRRELVPKLVGHQFMSAELLWPKVVREPAPEEFCRRVAGQRIEDIRRRGKYFIFHLSDRDRLVVHLKMTGALLILTESQQCRNHTTAIFTFDGGIRLHFIDQRKFGAIWLVEDENRVVGELGPEPLEPSFTPMLLHRIAERHRVPIKALLCDQHSIAGIGNMYADEALFVAGIHPLRAANSLSDSELSHLHGAVIEVLQKGIEKKGASMENYLRPDGGKGEAQSEFRVAHRRGEACLVCGSPITRISIRGRGTYFCPCCQGSIG; this is translated from the coding sequence ATGCCTGAACTGCCTGAAGTGGAGACCATCCGCAGAGAACTCGTTCCCAAACTAGTGGGGCATCAGTTTATGTCGGCGGAGCTCCTGTGGCCGAAAGTGGTGCGGGAACCTGCCCCCGAAGAATTCTGCCGGAGGGTCGCCGGTCAGAGAATCGAAGATATCCGGCGGCGGGGAAAATACTTTATTTTCCATCTCTCAGATCGGGATCGGTTGGTTGTCCATTTAAAAATGACGGGCGCGTTGCTGATCCTGACTGAATCCCAGCAGTGCCGAAATCACACTACGGCTATATTCACGTTTGATGGTGGAATTCGTTTGCACTTCATCGATCAGCGCAAGTTCGGAGCGATCTGGCTGGTTGAGGATGAAAACAGGGTGGTTGGGGAACTTGGGCCGGAACCACTTGAGCCGTCGTTCACTCCGATGCTTCTGCACCGGATTGCGGAGAGGCATCGCGTGCCGATCAAAGCACTGCTTTGTGATCAGCATTCTATAGCGGGCATAGGCAATATGTATGCCGATGAAGCGCTGTTCGTTGCCGGAATTCACCCGCTGAGAGCGGCCAATTCCCTCTCCGATAGTGAATTGAGCCATTTACACGGCGCAGTCATCGAGGTGCTGCAGAAGGGAATAGAGAAGAAAGGGGCAAGCATGGAGAACTATCTTCGCCCCGATGGTGGCAAAGGGGAGGCTCAGTCTGAGTTCAGGGTTGCCCACCGGCGCGGTGAAGCGTGCCTGGTTTGCGGCTCTCCTATCACCAGGATCAGTATTCGAGGTCGGGGCACTTATTTTTGCCCTTGCTGTCAGGGGTCGATAGGATGA
- a CDS encoding metallophosphoesterase family protein, giving the protein MKEDTGSLLNEVEKLFEQEGNLVRLESGRVVFVGDTHGDLEATQRVLDKYLGANCKIVFLGDYVDRGPESVENLNVLLRTKIEVPENIFLLMGNHEGYKTVPFSPADFWEGLDREWRQRYAAVLSMLPLAVSTSNGIVALHGALPYVQALEDISSIQFGSREWQQVTWGDWRENEASDLDDHTVTGRPQFGQKWFEEIMRRLGKNVLIRSHQPDIAPVIYDRRCLTIFTSSVYRALVPKRTVAIADLEKEIRTVDDLEIETI; this is encoded by the coding sequence ATGAAAGAGGATACAGGCAGCCTGCTAAACGAAGTCGAAAAACTGTTCGAGCAGGAAGGGAATTTGGTTCGGTTGGAATCTGGCAGAGTGGTATTCGTTGGGGATACGCATGGAGACCTGGAGGCCACACAGAGGGTTCTGGATAAGTATCTGGGCGCGAACTGCAAGATCGTTTTCCTCGGCGATTATGTGGATCGCGGACCGGAGTCGGTGGAAAACCTGAATGTCCTGCTGAGAACCAAAATCGAGGTTCCCGAAAATATTTTTCTGCTGATGGGAAACCACGAGGGGTACAAAACCGTTCCGTTTTCCCCCGCCGATTTCTGGGAGGGGTTGGATCGGGAATGGCGCCAGCGATATGCCGCCGTCCTCTCCATGCTCCCGCTGGCGGTATCGACCTCCAATGGGATTGTTGCCCTGCATGGTGCGTTGCCTTACGTACAAGCGCTGGAAGATATTAGCAGTATCCAGTTTGGCAGCCGCGAGTGGCAGCAGGTGACGTGGGGAGACTGGCGGGAGAATGAAGCCAGTGATCTCGATGATCACACGGTCACGGGAAGGCCCCAGTTCGGGCAGAAGTGGTTCGAGGAAATCATGCGCAGATTGGGCAAGAATGTTCTGATCCGGTCTCACCAACCGGATATCGCCCCGGTGATCTATGATCGGAGGTGCTTGACGATTTTCACCTCCTCCGTCTACCGCGCGCTGGTGCCAAAGAGAACCGTAGCTATTGCCGATTTGGAAAAAGAGATCAGAACGGTGGATGATCTGGAGATCGAGACGATTTAA
- a CDS encoding valine--tRNA ligase, whose amino-acid sequence MAQQLNEIPKAYDPKQIESKWYPFWMEKGYFSPKIDPKKKPFVIIMPPPNVTGELHLGHALTATLEDVLTRWHRMKGDPTLWLPGVDHASIATQYVVQQLLAKEGLDRQTLGREKFLERVWQWVARCRGLITEQHKRLGVSCDWSREVFTMDPGPAKAVRTTFMNLYNKGLIYRGERLTNWCPACATVLSDLEVDHKEIQGNFYHIRYRLADKKNEFVVVATTRPETLLGDTAVAVNPKDVRYKHLIGKSVVLPAIGREIPIIGDDAVDSAFGTGALKVTPAHDPVDFEIADRHHLPHVNVMNLDATLNENAGPYKGLDRFVARKKLLADLERDGLMVKTEPHTHAVGHCYRCRTMVEPLITKQWFVKIDSLAKPAIDAVMDGRIQIIPAHFTKTYLNWMNNIRDWCISRQLWWGHRIPVWYCQDCGQITIAVDDPSSCSHCRSQRIEQDPDVLDTWFSSGLWTHSTLGWPDDTEDFNYFYPTSVMETGYDILFFWVARMIMMGLENTGKVPFDKVYLHGLIRDEKGEKMSKTRGNVIDPLKTLEQYGTDALRLALIVGNTPGNDMRISPQKLEGSRNFANKLWNTSRFILGNIEGSLADVSQATRSNVSQADRSGSGQAAQMPIEDRWIRSRLNRLIVEVHQLMEGFMLGEALSRIHEFVWGEFCDWYIEMAKIRLQQKDMSPMPVLVDTLEKTLRLLHPFMPFITEEIWQRIREYQPDHDAPESIMIAAYPLADLLDIDPPAERQMESVIEIVRSIRNARAEAKVEPAKYIEGLIAVQDFGFPAEKYTPIISALARVRPLTIIDRSAKESKKDAAKVLVLRDVEVILPLRGMIDFDAERNRLQKEIESVHAQISRTEARLANEQFISKAPAQVVERERQNIAEGKDRLERLQKQLAELG is encoded by the coding sequence ATGGCACAACAGCTGAATGAAATCCCCAAAGCCTATGATCCGAAACAGATCGAAAGCAAATGGTATCCGTTCTGGATGGAGAAAGGCTATTTCTCCCCCAAGATCGATCCCAAGAAAAAGCCATTTGTCATCATCATGCCGCCGCCGAACGTGACCGGGGAGCTGCATCTGGGGCATGCCCTGACGGCCACTCTGGAGGATGTTTTGACGCGATGGCACCGCATGAAAGGCGATCCTACGCTGTGGCTGCCCGGAGTCGATCACGCCAGCATCGCCACACAGTACGTCGTTCAGCAACTGCTGGCCAAGGAAGGCTTGGATCGTCAAACGCTGGGGAGAGAGAAGTTTCTGGAGCGCGTCTGGCAGTGGGTGGCCCGTTGCCGGGGGCTCATCACCGAACAGCACAAGCGGCTGGGCGTCTCCTGCGACTGGAGCCGGGAAGTCTTCACCATGGACCCGGGCCCGGCCAAGGCGGTCCGCACCACGTTCATGAATCTCTATAACAAGGGCCTCATCTATCGAGGAGAGCGCCTGACCAACTGGTGCCCCGCCTGTGCCACCGTCCTTTCCGACCTGGAAGTGGACCACAAGGAAATCCAGGGCAATTTCTACCATATCAGATACAGGCTGGCCGATAAGAAAAACGAGTTCGTGGTAGTGGCCACCACCCGTCCGGAGACACTTTTGGGAGATACAGCCGTGGCGGTCAATCCCAAGGACGTTCGATACAAACACCTGATCGGCAAAAGCGTCGTTCTGCCAGCCATCGGGCGCGAGATTCCCATCATCGGCGATGACGCCGTCGATTCCGCATTCGGAACCGGCGCTTTGAAGGTGACGCCCGCTCACGATCCGGTGGACTTCGAGATCGCTGACCGCCACCACCTGCCGCATGTGAACGTGATGAACCTGGACGCCACCCTGAACGAGAATGCCGGCCCCTACAAAGGGCTGGATCGATTTGTGGCCCGCAAGAAATTGCTGGCTGACCTCGAACGCGATGGATTGATGGTCAAGACCGAGCCTCACACTCATGCCGTAGGGCATTGCTATCGCTGCCGGACAATGGTGGAGCCCCTGATCACCAAGCAGTGGTTTGTCAAAATCGATTCGCTGGCCAAACCCGCCATCGATGCCGTGATGGATGGCCGAATCCAGATCATCCCGGCGCATTTCACCAAAACCTATCTGAACTGGATGAACAATATCCGCGATTGGTGCATCAGCCGCCAGCTCTGGTGGGGGCATCGCATTCCTGTCTGGTATTGCCAGGATTGCGGCCAGATAACCATCGCGGTGGATGATCCCAGTTCGTGCTCGCATTGCAGATCCCAGCGCATCGAACAGGACCCTGATGTGCTGGATACCTGGTTCAGCTCAGGACTGTGGACGCACTCCACCCTCGGCTGGCCGGATGACACCGAGGACTTTAATTATTTCTATCCCACGTCGGTGATGGAGACCGGCTACGATATCCTTTTCTTCTGGGTGGCTCGGATGATCATGATGGGCCTGGAAAACACCGGCAAGGTTCCTTTCGATAAGGTCTATCTCCACGGGCTGATCCGGGATGAGAAGGGCGAGAAGATGAGCAAGACCCGGGGCAATGTGATCGACCCGCTCAAGACGCTGGAGCAATACGGCACCGATGCCCTGCGCCTGGCCCTGATCGTGGGCAACACGCCGGGGAACGATATGCGAATCAGCCCGCAAAAGCTGGAGGGCAGCCGCAACTTCGCCAACAAGCTCTGGAACACCAGCCGGTTTATCCTGGGGAATATTGAGGGTAGCTTGGCTGACGTCAGCCAAGCTACCCGATCAAACGTCAGCCAAGCTGACCGATCAGGCTCCGGCCAGGCTGCGCAGATGCCCATTGAAGATCGCTGGATCAGGAGCCGCCTGAATCGGCTGATCGTTGAAGTCCACCAACTGATGGAAGGCTTCATGCTCGGCGAAGCGCTGAGCCGGATTCACGAGTTCGTCTGGGGCGAGTTCTGCGACTGGTATATCGAGATGGCCAAGATACGCCTCCAGCAGAAAGACATGTCCCCCATGCCCGTGCTGGTTGATACCCTGGAAAAGACATTGCGGCTGCTCCATCCCTTTATGCCCTTCATCACCGAGGAAATCTGGCAGCGGATAAGGGAGTATCAGCCGGATCATGACGCTCCGGAATCGATTATGATCGCGGCCTACCCTCTGGCCGATCTTTTGGATATAGACCCTCCTGCCGAGCGCCAAATGGAATCGGTGATCGAGATCGTCCGCTCCATCCGCAATGCCCGCGCCGAAGCCAAAGTCGAGCCCGCTAAATACATCGAAGGGCTGATTGCGGTACAGGATTTCGGGTTTCCGGCTGAAAAGTACACCCCGATCATCTCAGCACTGGCCCGGGTGCGTCCGCTGACGATCATCGATCGATCGGCCAAGGAATCGAAAAAAGACGCTGCCAAGGTGCTAGTGCTACGGGACGTGGAGGTGATCCTGCCGCTCAGAGGAATGATCGATTTCGATGCGGAGCGCAATCGACTGCAAAAGGAGATCGAATCGGTCCATGCCCAGATCTCCCGCACCGAGGCGCGACTGGCCAATGAGCAGTTCATCTCCAAAGCCCCGGCACAGGTGGTGGAAAGAGAGCGCCAGAACATCGCCGAGGGCAAAGATAGACTGGAGCGACTGCAAAAGCAGCTTGCGGAGCTGGGGTGA
- a CDS encoding MBL fold metallo-hydrolase: MKMKFLGAHNFESTDTRLPSILIDGVMAIDAGSLTSGLSFAQQGNISSVLLTHGHYDHIRDIPLLALRNSYRTIDIYATQDTLDILETHLIDGTVYPKFTQWPSPENPALRLHRLEPYHAENIAGYGVLPIPVSHAIPAVGFEITGKRGQKVFFSGDTGPGLSSCWEYISPSILIIETTFPNKLADIALQAMHLCPLMLGTELINFQQTKGYFPRVVLTHLNPEFEDEIRREVGQMAQKLGIDIRLAYEGMEL, from the coding sequence ATGAAGATGAAGTTTCTCGGCGCCCACAATTTCGAATCAACCGATACCCGGCTTCCTTCGATCCTCATCGACGGCGTCATGGCTATCGATGCGGGAAGCCTGACCTCCGGCCTCTCCTTTGCCCAACAGGGCAACATCAGCTCCGTTTTGTTGACCCACGGCCACTATGACCATATCCGGGACATCCCCCTTCTTGCCCTGAGGAATTCCTATCGAACCATCGATATCTACGCCACACAGGACACACTGGATATCCTGGAAACTCACTTGATCGACGGCACGGTCTATCCCAAATTCACTCAGTGGCCTTCGCCTGAAAACCCCGCTCTGAGGTTACATCGGCTCGAACCCTATCATGCAGAAAATATCGCTGGCTACGGGGTTCTCCCTATTCCGGTAAGCCATGCCATCCCAGCCGTAGGATTTGAGATCACTGGCAAGCGGGGACAGAAGGTATTCTTCAGCGGAGACACCGGCCCAGGGTTATCTTCCTGCTGGGAATATATATCACCGAGCATCTTGATCATCGAGACAACCTTCCCAAACAAGCTGGCTGATATCGCTTTGCAAGCCATGCATCTCTGCCCGCTGATGCTGGGAACAGAATTGATTAATTTTCAACAAACCAAGGGCTATTTCCCCAGAGTAGTGCTCACTCATCTGAATCCGGAGTTTGAAGATGAGATCAGAAGAGAAGTCGGCCAAATGGCACAAAAACTGGGCATCGATATCCGGCTGGCCTATGAGGGCATGGAACTATAG
- the queF gene encoding preQ(1) synthase → MPIAEGKSFEFQDESHIRPDWLETFPFDSPEQSILIETEEFSAVCPFSGLPDLAKVRIEYYPTGGKCVELKSLKYYFISFRNVGIYQEAITKRIFQDLKNVLETNRLRVTTIYNIRGGFNTTCIEGHLE, encoded by the coding sequence ATGCCGATAGCTGAAGGTAAATCTTTTGAATTCCAGGACGAAAGCCACATCCGCCCGGATTGGCTGGAAACTTTCCCATTCGATAGCCCCGAACAATCCATTCTGATCGAGACGGAAGAATTCAGCGCCGTGTGTCCGTTCAGCGGCCTGCCGGACCTGGCCAAAGTCAGAATCGAATACTATCCCACCGGCGGAAAGTGCGTCGAGCTCAAGAGCCTGAAATACTATTTCATCAGCTTCCGCAACGTCGGTATCTATCAGGAAGCCATCACCAAGCGGATCTTCCAGGATCTCAAAAATGTCCTGGAAACCAATCGGCTTCGAGTGACGACCATCTACAATATACGGGGAGGATTCAACACCACCTGCATTGAAGGACACCTCGAATGA
- the queE gene encoding 7-carboxy-7-deazaguanine synthase translates to MSYSIKEIYYTLQGEGVHTGRPAVFVRFSGCNLWSGREEDRAMAICRFCDTDFVGTDGPGGATFASAEALARRARALWPDDPNSHPFVVCTGGEPLLQLDQTLVDAFHTAGFEVAVETNGTLEPPERIDWICVSPKSGAELVLKEGNELKLVFPQANMDPQDFLRHRFDHFLLQPLYGPEVAKNTLQAVQYCLEHPQWRLSLQIHRFLNIP, encoded by the coding sequence ATGAGCTATTCCATCAAGGAAATCTATTACACCCTCCAGGGAGAAGGAGTCCACACAGGAAGACCTGCCGTCTTTGTGCGGTTTTCAGGATGCAATCTCTGGTCAGGGCGCGAGGAAGACCGAGCCATGGCGATTTGCCGCTTCTGCGATACGGACTTTGTGGGAACCGATGGCCCCGGAGGGGCAACATTTGCCAGCGCCGAAGCTCTTGCCCGTAGGGCAAGAGCCCTGTGGCCGGATGATCCCAATTCCCATCCCTTCGTTGTATGCACCGGCGGAGAGCCGCTGCTGCAACTCGATCAGACGCTGGTAGATGCCTTCCACACAGCTGGATTTGAAGTAGCTGTCGAAACCAATGGAACGCTCGAACCGCCGGAGAGAATCGATTGGATTTGCGTCAGCCCGAAGTCTGGCGCGGAACTGGTTTTAAAAGAAGGCAATGAGTTAAAGCTCGTCTTCCCGCAGGCAAACATGGACCCCCAGGACTTCCTGCGACATAGATTCGATCATTTCCTGCTGCAACCATTATATGGCCCGGAGGTGGCCAAGAACACCCTTCAGGCGGTACAATATTGCCTGGAGCATCCGCAATGGCGGTTAAGCCTTCAAATCCACAGGTTTTTGAATATCCCCTAA
- the queC gene encoding 7-cyano-7-deazaguanine synthase QueC: protein MNRKTIVLLSGGLDSTTTLAIARDQGFLPYALTFRYGLRHEFEIEAARRVARKYDVQNHIVIDINLRAFGGSALTGEGEIPKDRPMDNQAAGIPATYVPARNTIFLSFALAWAEVVNVNDIFIGVNAVDYSGYPDCRPEYIAAFRNMANLATRMGVEGKQSITIHTPLINLSKAQIIQKGMALGMDYSLTHSCYDPLKDGGPCGHCDACRLRLKGFKDAGLTDPLIYPDDIR from the coding sequence TTGAACAGAAAAACGATTGTCCTCTTGAGCGGCGGACTTGATTCCACCACTACCCTGGCCATCGCCAGAGATCAGGGATTCTTGCCTTACGCCCTGACTTTCCGTTATGGCCTGCGCCACGAGTTTGAGATCGAGGCGGCTCGCCGAGTAGCCCGGAAATACGACGTGCAGAACCACATTGTCATCGATATCAACCTCCGTGCCTTCGGGGGTTCTGCCCTCACAGGCGAGGGTGAAATTCCCAAGGATCGGCCAATGGATAATCAGGCGGCAGGCATTCCCGCCACTTACGTCCCGGCGCGAAACACCATTTTCCTATCCTTTGCTCTGGCCTGGGCAGAAGTAGTGAACGTGAATGACATTTTCATCGGGGTTAATGCCGTGGATTACAGCGGCTATCCTGACTGCCGACCGGAATATATTGCGGCATTCCGGAACATGGCCAACCTGGCAACCCGAATGGGAGTGGAAGGGAAGCAATCCATAACCATCCATACCCCTCTGATAAACCTTTCCAAAGCCCAGATTATCCAGAAGGGAATGGCTCTGGGTATGGACTACTCCCTCACCCATTCCTGCTACGATCCGCTGAAAGATGGCGGCCCCTGCGGCCATTGCGATGCCTGCCGGCTTCGGCTGAAAGGGTTCAAGGATGCCGGTTTGACCGATCCGCTGATATACCCGGATGATATCCGATGA